Proteins from a single region of Streptomyces spinoverrucosus:
- a CDS encoding sugar phosphate isomerase/epimerase family protein, with translation MTPYSDPSRTKAATVSAADAPDEGLRRTLGVDRRRFLSTCTAVAAGAVAAPVFGASPALAQDRGRDHDHGHGHGGQVLVPPHKRGIILYTVRDATARDPLSTDLPSGFREVFKQLARHGYRQVEFAGYRQHANAPGGADLETVQGAKLLRCWLDDYGLRAQGNHGFIPPSWPLTTADLDTFKQRLEIANIIGMDHMGTGGDPTGSSYRADWDVAADKWNALGEIARREGIKLYTHNHDSAYGFLLDGGPLDDQGRPTRSSGIRKLEYFLKVTDPRVVWLEMDIFWAHVAQYKFHTYTAHDGSTRRNVFDPAGLVARNNRRYPLFHAKDGVVSTTNGMGYEMVPFGTGVIDYTTFFSRVGERNYHNPMVEDDNSPSATDPAQSLREAKISYDNMAALRKRRR, from the coding sequence GTGACCCCGTATTCCGATCCCTCCCGCACCAAAGCCGCCACCGTCTCCGCCGCCGACGCCCCCGACGAGGGACTGCGCCGCACCCTCGGCGTGGACCGGCGCCGTTTCCTCAGCACCTGCACCGCCGTGGCGGCCGGAGCCGTCGCGGCCCCGGTCTTCGGCGCCTCCCCCGCCCTGGCCCAGGACCGCGGCAGAGACCACGACCACGGCCACGGGCACGGCGGGCAGGTCCTCGTCCCGCCGCACAAGCGCGGCATCATCCTCTACACCGTCCGTGACGCCACCGCACGCGACCCGCTCTCCACCGACCTGCCCTCCGGCTTCCGCGAGGTGTTCAAGCAGTTGGCCCGCCACGGCTACCGCCAGGTGGAGTTCGCGGGCTACCGCCAGCACGCCAACGCACCCGGCGGCGCCGACCTGGAAACCGTCCAGGGCGCCAAGCTGCTGCGCTGCTGGCTCGACGACTACGGTCTGCGCGCCCAGGGCAACCACGGCTTCATCCCGCCGTCCTGGCCGCTGACCACGGCGGACCTCGACACCTTCAAGCAGCGCCTTGAGATCGCCAACATCATCGGCATGGACCACATGGGCACCGGCGGCGACCCCACCGGCAGCTCCTACCGCGCCGACTGGGACGTGGCCGCCGACAAGTGGAACGCCCTCGGCGAGATCGCCCGCCGCGAGGGCATCAAGCTCTACACCCACAACCACGACAGCGCCTACGGCTTCCTGCTCGACGGCGGCCCGCTGGACGACCAGGGCCGGCCGACCCGCAGCTCGGGCATCCGGAAGCTGGAGTACTTCCTCAAAGTCACCGACCCGAGGGTCGTCTGGCTGGAGATGGACATCTTCTGGGCGCACGTCGCCCAGTACAAGTTCCACACCTACACCGCCCACGACGGCTCCACCCGCAGGAACGTCTTCGACCCGGCCGGCCTGGTCGCCCGCAACAACAGGCGTTACCCGCTGTTCCACGCCAAGGACGGCGTCGTCAGCACCACCAACGGCATGGGCTACGAGATGGTGCCCTTCGGGACCGGAGTCATCGACTACACGACGTTCTTCTCCCGGGTCGGGGAGCGGAACTACCACAACCCGATGGTCGAGGACGACAACTCCCCGAGCGCCACCGACCCCGCGCAGTCGCTGCGGGAGGCCAAGATCAGCTACGACAACATGGCGGCCCTGCGCAAGCGGCGCCGCTGA
- a CDS encoding nucleotide pyrophosphatase/phosphodiesterase family protein gives MNAPDTARPTPLLVLDVVGLTPRLLDHMPHLKTLAQSGSHAPLGTVLPAVTCAAQSTFLTGTMPSEHGIVGNGWYFRELGDVLLWRQHNGLVAGDKLWDAARRAHPGYTVANICWWYAMGADTDITVTPRPIYYADGRKEPDCYTRPPDLHDELTEKLGTFPLFHFWGPGADLVSSRWIIAATRHILRTRHPDLALCYLPHLDYDLQRFGPDDPRSLKAAADLDSAMAPLLADARAEGRTVVVLSEYGITRVSRPVDINRALRRAGLLEVHTQDGMEYLDPMASRAFAVADHQIAHVYVRRPEDLDAARAALDGLPGIEQLLDDEGKKAHHLDHPRAGELVAVAEPDAWFTYYYWLDDAHAPDFAQLVEIHRKPGYDPVELFMDPLDPYVKVKAATALARKKLGMRYRMAVVPLDPSPIRGSHGRLPVSDDDGPLLICSTPRAVGGRVAATDVKQLLLQLAGLD, from the coding sequence GTGAACGCCCCCGACACAGCGCGCCCCACCCCGCTCCTCGTCCTCGACGTCGTGGGCCTCACCCCCCGTCTCCTCGACCACATGCCGCACCTGAAGACGCTCGCCCAGTCCGGCTCCCACGCCCCACTGGGCACCGTCCTGCCCGCCGTCACCTGCGCCGCCCAGTCCACGTTCCTGACCGGCACCATGCCGTCCGAGCACGGGATCGTCGGCAACGGGTGGTACTTCCGGGAACTCGGCGACGTCCTGCTGTGGCGCCAGCACAACGGCCTGGTCGCCGGCGACAAGCTCTGGGACGCCGCCCGCCGCGCCCACCCCGGCTACACGGTCGCCAATATCTGCTGGTGGTACGCCATGGGCGCCGACACCGACATCACTGTCACCCCCCGTCCTATCTACTACGCCGACGGCCGCAAGGAACCCGACTGCTACACCCGACCGCCGGACCTCCACGACGAACTCACCGAAAAGCTCGGCACCTTCCCGCTGTTCCACTTCTGGGGCCCGGGCGCGGACCTCGTCTCCAGCCGGTGGATCATCGCCGCGACCCGCCACATCCTCCGCACCCGGCACCCCGACCTGGCCCTCTGCTACCTCCCTCACCTCGACTACGACCTGCAACGCTTCGGCCCCGACGACCCGCGCTCCCTGAAGGCGGCCGCCGACCTGGACTCGGCCATGGCCCCACTGCTGGCCGACGCCCGCGCCGAGGGCCGTACCGTCGTCGTGCTCTCCGAGTACGGCATCACCCGCGTGAGCCGGCCCGTCGACATCAACCGCGCACTGCGCCGCGCGGGCCTGCTGGAGGTGCACACACAGGACGGCATGGAGTACCTCGACCCGATGGCGTCCCGCGCCTTCGCCGTCGCCGACCACCAGATCGCCCATGTCTACGTGCGCCGCCCCGAGGACCTGGACGCCGCCCGCGCCGCGCTCGACGGGCTGCCCGGGATCGAGCAACTCCTCGACGACGAGGGCAAGAAGGCCCACCACCTCGACCATCCGCGGGCCGGCGAGCTCGTCGCCGTCGCGGAGCCGGACGCCTGGTTCACGTACTACTACTGGCTCGACGACGCCCACGCGCCCGACTTCGCGCAGCTCGTCGAGATCCACCGCAAACCCGGCTACGACCCGGTCGAACTCTTCATGGATCCCCTCGACCCCTACGTCAAGGTCAAGGCGGCCACCGCACTGGCCCGCAAGAAACTCGGCATGCGCTACCGCATGGCGGTCGTGCCGCTGGATCCCTCACCTATTCGCGGCAGCCACGGCCGCCTTCCCGTGAGCGACGACGACGGTCCGCTCCTCATCTGCTCCACCCCCCGCGCAGTCGGCGGCCGTGTGGCGGCCACCGATGTGAAACAACTCCTGCTCCAGCTCGCCGGACTCGACTGA
- the eboE gene encoding metabolite traffic protein EboE, producing MRFRHPDGSTVHLAYCTNVHPAETLDGVLAQLRDHCEPVRRRLGRDRLGIGLWLARDAAHALVTDPSALRTLRSELDRRGLEVVTLNGFPYEGFGAEEVKYRVYKPDWADPERLAHTTALARVLAGLLPDDVTEGSVSTLPLAWRTAQDAERAEAAHTALRTLGERLDALQELTGRSIRVGLEPEPGCVVETTGDAIAPLTAIHHDRIGICVDTCHLATSFEDPHTALDALTRAGVPIVKSQLSAALHAEHPHLPEVRDALAAFDEPRFLHQTRTVTTAGLRGTDDLGAALKDDVLPDASPWRAHFHVPLHAAPAAPLTSTLDVLKTALARLVGGPGPLTHHLEVETYTWQALPPELRPRARTQLTDGIAAELTLARDLLTDLGLKELP from the coding sequence ATGCGCTTCCGCCACCCCGACGGCTCCACGGTGCACCTCGCCTACTGCACCAACGTCCACCCCGCCGAAACCCTCGACGGTGTCCTCGCCCAGCTCCGCGACCACTGCGAACCCGTCCGCCGCCGCCTCGGCCGCGACCGGCTCGGCATCGGCCTGTGGCTCGCCAGGGACGCCGCCCACGCCCTCGTCACCGACCCGTCCGCGCTGCGCACCCTGCGCTCCGAACTCGACCGGCGGGGCCTCGAAGTAGTCACCCTCAACGGCTTCCCCTATGAGGGCTTCGGCGCCGAAGAGGTCAAGTACCGCGTGTACAAGCCGGACTGGGCCGACCCGGAACGCCTCGCCCACACCACCGCCCTCGCCCGCGTCCTCGCCGGACTCCTCCCCGACGACGTCACCGAGGGCAGCGTCTCCACCCTCCCACTCGCCTGGCGCACCGCCCAGGACGCGGAAAGAGCCGAAGCCGCCCACACCGCGCTGCGCACCCTCGGCGAACGCCTCGACGCCCTCCAGGAACTGACCGGCCGCTCCATCCGCGTCGGCCTGGAGCCGGAGCCCGGCTGCGTCGTCGAGACCACCGGCGACGCCATCGCCCCGCTGACCGCGATCCACCACGACCGCATCGGCATCTGCGTCGACACCTGCCACCTCGCCACCTCCTTCGAAGACCCGCACACCGCCCTGGACGCCCTCACCCGGGCCGGAGTGCCCATCGTCAAATCCCAGCTCTCCGCCGCACTGCACGCCGAACACCCCCATCTCCCCGAAGTCCGCGACGCCCTCGCCGCCTTCGACGAACCCCGCTTCCTGCACCAGACCCGCACCGTCACCACCGCGGGCCTCCGCGGCACCGACGACCTCGGCGCGGCCCTCAAGGACGACGTCCTGCCCGACGCCTCGCCCTGGCGCGCCCACTTCCACGTCCCGCTGCACGCGGCCCCCGCCGCGCCCCTCACCTCCACGCTCGACGTACTCAAGACCGCCCTGGCCCGCCTCGTCGGCGGCCCCGGTCCGCTCACCCACCACCTGGAGGTCGAGACCTACACCTGGCAGGCCCTCCCACCGGAGCTGCGGCCCCGCGCCCGCACGCAGCTCACGGACGGCATCGCGGCCGAACTCACCCTCGCCCGCGACCTGCTGACGGACCTCGGACTCAAGGAGCTGCCGTGA
- a CDS encoding TatD family hydrolase, translating to MRIFDPHIHMTSRTTDDYEAMHAAGVRAVVEPAFWLGQPRTAPATFFDYFDSLLGWEPFRAAQYGIAHHCTIALNPKEANDPRCRPVLDELPRYLVKDQVVAVGEIGYDSMTPAEDTALAAQLQLAADHELPALVHTPHRDKLAGLRRTLDLVRESALPADRVLLDHLNETTVKEAKDSGGWLGFSVYPDTKMDEDRMVAILRTYGTEQVLVNSAADWGRSDPLKTRKVGDLMLAEGFTEDDVDQVLWRNPVAFYGLSGRLNLDIAATDATHEGNSILRGGE from the coding sequence ATGCGCATCTTCGACCCCCACATCCACATGACGTCCAGGACCACCGACGACTACGAGGCCATGCACGCCGCCGGTGTCCGGGCCGTCGTCGAACCCGCCTTCTGGCTGGGCCAGCCCCGCACCGCGCCCGCCACCTTCTTCGACTACTTCGACTCCCTCCTCGGCTGGGAACCCTTCCGCGCCGCCCAGTACGGCATCGCCCACCACTGCACGATCGCCCTGAACCCCAAGGAGGCGAACGACCCGCGCTGCCGTCCCGTCCTCGACGAACTGCCCCGGTATCTCGTCAAGGACCAGGTCGTCGCCGTCGGCGAGATCGGCTACGACTCGATGACCCCCGCCGAGGACACCGCCCTCGCCGCCCAGCTCCAGCTCGCCGCCGACCACGAGCTGCCCGCACTCGTGCACACCCCCCACCGCGACAAGCTGGCCGGCCTGCGCCGCACCCTCGACCTCGTGCGGGAGTCCGCCCTGCCCGCGGACCGTGTCCTGCTCGACCACCTCAACGAGACCACCGTCAAGGAGGCCAAGGACAGCGGCGGCTGGCTGGGCTTCTCGGTCTATCCGGACACCAAGATGGACGAGGACCGGATGGTCGCGATCCTGCGCACCTACGGGACCGAGCAGGTCCTGGTGAACTCCGCCGCGGACTGGGGGCGCAGCGACCCCCTGAAAACCCGCAAGGTCGGCGATCTGATGCTCGCCGAGGGCTTCACCGAGGACGACGTCGACCAGGTGCTGTGGCGCAACCCCGTGGCGTTCTACGGGCTCAGCGGCCGGCTGAACCTCGACATCGCCGCGACCGACGCCACCCACGAAGGCAACTCCATCCTGCGCGGCGGGGAGTGA
- a CDS encoding EboA domain-containing protein — MKHPHATPATPAPRSDDAPTPTEADDNTTVTNAATDSNATTPITPSEPPNPAHTPPESLHAHLNTHLPGAARAWLDQALAEAAAHPGTHGPISVWELRIAEAGRRCGDEYVDAARVLILRAAGADPAALSRVYRQGTSAERRAVLCVLPHLVPGPDALPLIEDALRTNDTRLLAAAVGPYAARHLDPHNWRHAVLKCLFTGVPVDNVADLRRRARADAELARMLGDYAAERTAAGRPVPEDLHRVLALTDSAPAPHGADGSDTPHGKES; from the coding sequence GTGAAGCACCCCCACGCCACCCCGGCGACCCCGGCGCCGAGATCCGACGACGCGCCGACGCCCACCGAGGCGGACGACAACACGACCGTCACGAACGCGGCCACGGACAGCAACGCCACCACACCCATCACGCCGTCAGAACCCCCCAACCCTGCCCACACCCCGCCCGAGTCCCTCCACGCCCACCTCAACACCCACCTCCCCGGAGCCGCCCGCGCCTGGCTCGACCAGGCCCTCGCCGAGGCCGCCGCCCACCCCGGCACGCACGGCCCCATCTCCGTGTGGGAACTGCGCATCGCCGAGGCGGGCCGCCGCTGCGGGGACGAGTACGTCGACGCCGCCCGCGTGCTGATCCTCCGCGCCGCCGGTGCCGACCCGGCCGCGCTCAGCCGCGTCTACCGCCAGGGCACCTCCGCCGAGCGCCGCGCCGTCCTGTGCGTGCTGCCGCACCTGGTGCCCGGCCCGGACGCCCTCCCGCTGATCGAGGACGCCCTGCGCACCAACGACACCCGGCTCCTCGCCGCCGCCGTCGGCCCGTACGCCGCCCGGCACCTCGACCCGCACAACTGGCGCCACGCCGTACTGAAGTGCCTGTTCACCGGCGTCCCCGTCGACAACGTGGCCGATCTGCGGCGCCGCGCCCGCGCCGACGCCGAACTGGCCCGCATGCTCGGCGACTACGCCGCCGAACGCACCGCCGCGGGCCGTCCCGTACCCGAGGACCTGCACCGCGTCCTGGCCCTGACCGACTCCGCACCGGCACCGCACGGTGCGGACGGATCGGACACCCCCCACGGCAAGGAGTCCTGA
- a CDS encoding sugar phosphate isomerase/epimerase family protein, producing the protein MSPRPHPAQDPGEPASPHTPLRFGYGTNGLADLRLDDALALLADLGYDGVGLTLDHMHLDPLAPDLSARTRRVAQRLSALGLTVTVETGARYVLDARRKHGPSLLDPEPDDRARRVDLLLRAVRVAADLGAHAVHCFSGTLPPGTDEDTAWKRLADSLAPVLDAAAAAGIPLAVEPEPGHLLATLADFHRLRRTLGDPDLLGLTLDIGHCQCLEPLPPADCVRAAAPWLRHVQIEDMRRGVHEHLPFGEGEIDFPPVLAALAATGYQGLTVVELPRHSHAGPHHAALSLPFLRTAAPPNGPVPPPTPPVAPLGVPSATPEGSTP; encoded by the coding sequence GTGAGCCCTCGGCCCCACCCGGCGCAGGACCCCGGCGAACCGGCCTCCCCCCACACCCCCCTCCGCTTCGGCTACGGCACCAACGGCCTCGCCGACCTCCGGCTCGACGACGCCCTCGCCCTGCTGGCAGACCTCGGCTACGACGGAGTCGGCCTGACCCTCGACCACATGCACCTCGACCCCCTCGCCCCGGACCTGTCCGCCCGCACCCGTCGAGTCGCGCAACGGCTCAGCGCGCTCGGGCTGACGGTCACCGTGGAGACGGGCGCCCGCTACGTGCTCGACGCGCGCCGCAAACACGGCCCCTCCCTCCTGGACCCGGAGCCGGACGACCGGGCCCGCCGCGTCGACCTGCTGCTGCGCGCCGTCCGGGTCGCCGCCGACCTCGGCGCCCACGCCGTGCACTGCTTCAGCGGCACCCTCCCGCCCGGCACGGACGAGGACACGGCGTGGAAACGCCTGGCCGACAGCCTCGCCCCGGTCCTGGACGCCGCAGCCGCCGCCGGCATCCCGCTCGCCGTCGAACCCGAGCCCGGCCACCTCCTCGCCACCCTCGCCGACTTCCACCGTCTGCGCCGCACCCTCGGCGACCCCGACCTCCTCGGTCTCACCCTCGACATCGGCCACTGCCAGTGCCTCGAACCCCTCCCTCCGGCCGACTGCGTACGCGCCGCCGCACCCTGGCTTCGCCACGTCCAGATCGAGGACATGCGCCGCGGCGTGCACGAACACCTCCCCTTCGGCGAGGGAGAGATCGACTTCCCGCCCGTCCTGGCGGCCCTCGCCGCCACCGGCTACCAGGGCCTGACCGTCGTCGAACTGCCCCGCCACTCCCACGCGGGCCCTCACCACGCCGCACTCTCCCTCCCGTTCCTCCGCACCGCCGCGCCACCCAACGGGCCGGTCCCACCCCCGACTCCGCCCGTCGCACCCCTCGGCGTGCCCTCCGCCACCCCTGAAGGGAGCACCCCGTGA
- a CDS encoding SCO3242 family prenyltransferase, with amino-acid sequence MSRSRAWAELLRLPALFTVPGDALSGAVATGARPNTRTALAIGSSLCLYEAGMALNDWADREEDAAERPERPLPSGRIRPSSALTAACALTAAGLALAARAGRPALAVATPLAATVWAYDLALKHTPAGPVAMAAARGLDHLLGAAATTGRPVEALPSAALLGTHTLAVTAVSRRETQGGSALAPLAALTATAALARLVARGARGTKESTSTSTGSGVGSFGTGWTGFGSSGAGSTGTGWTGFGWTGPGRPGADRTGTGSSGSTGARRTGTGSRGTGWTGFGWTGTGASRTSIDSSDVGNTGAGSTSMGSSGVGRTGTGTRRTGTGLTLDGVLRIALATAYAATAGRPYTHAALNPSPPLTQRAVGGGIRATIPLQAALAARAGAGLTALAIAALAPIGRKYARKVSIT; translated from the coding sequence ATGAGCCGCAGCCGCGCCTGGGCCGAACTCCTGCGGCTTCCCGCCCTGTTCACCGTCCCGGGCGACGCCCTGAGCGGCGCCGTCGCCACCGGCGCCCGCCCCAACACCCGCACCGCCCTCGCCATCGGTTCCTCCCTGTGTCTCTACGAGGCCGGCATGGCCCTCAACGACTGGGCGGACCGCGAGGAGGACGCCGCCGAGCGCCCCGAGCGCCCTCTCCCCTCCGGCCGCATCCGGCCGTCCTCCGCCCTGACGGCGGCCTGCGCCCTGACCGCGGCCGGGCTCGCCCTGGCCGCTCGGGCCGGCCGCCCGGCCCTGGCCGTGGCCACGCCCCTGGCCGCCACCGTCTGGGCGTACGACCTCGCCCTGAAGCACACGCCCGCCGGCCCGGTGGCCATGGCCGCCGCCCGCGGCCTCGACCACCTCCTCGGCGCCGCCGCGACGACCGGCCGCCCGGTCGAGGCGCTGCCCTCCGCCGCCCTCCTCGGCACCCACACCCTCGCGGTGACGGCGGTCTCCCGCCGGGAAACCCAGGGCGGCTCGGCCCTGGCACCCCTAGCCGCACTCACCGCGACGGCCGCCCTCGCCCGCCTCGTGGCACGGGGCGCGCGGGGCACGAAGGAATCCACGTCGACCAGCACCGGCAGCGGCGTCGGTAGCTTCGGCACCGGCTGGACCGGCTTCGGCAGCAGCGGCGCCGGCAGCACCGGCACCGGCTGGACCGGCTTCGGCTGGACCGGCCCTGGCAGGCCCGGCGCCGACAGGACCGGCACCGGCAGCAGCGGCAGCACCGGCGCCCGCAGGACCGGCACGGGCAGCAGGGGCACCGGCTGGACCGGCTTCGGCTGGACCGGCACCGGCGCCAGCAGGACCAGCATCGACAGCAGCGACGTCGGCAACACCGGCGCCGGCAGCACCAGCATGGGCAGCAGCGGCGTCGGCAGGACCGGCACCGGCACCCGCCGCACCGGCACCGGCCTCACCCTCGACGGTGTCCTCCGCATCGCCCTGGCCACCGCCTACGCCGCCACCGCCGGTCGTCCCTACACCCACGCCGCGCTCAACCCCTCACCCCCACTCACCCAGCGAGCCGTCGGCGGCGGCATCCGCGCCACCATCCCCCTCCAAGCCGCCCTGGCCGCCCGCGCCGGAGCCGGCCTCACCGCCCTGGCGATCGCCGCACTCGCCCCGATCGGACGGAAGTACGCGAGGAAGGTGAGCATCACGTGA